In the genome of Photobacterium sp. TY1-4, one region contains:
- a CDS encoding FxsA family protein codes for MFPVLLFLFIVVPIIEIALFVQVGGFLGLWPTIALVLITAIVGASLVRSQGIATLMSVQQRLQQGELPAQQIVEGVMLAVSGVLLLTPGFMTDALGMLVLLPGPRAMLAKQLMSKVKVRSMGAGFGGGQGFQGQGPFDRQDDPFNSRPSGGDVFDGEFERKDKEKSDDNHRLH; via the coding sequence GTGTTTCCTGTTTTATTGTTTCTGTTTATTGTTGTACCGATTATTGAGATTGCCCTGTTTGTTCAGGTGGGGGGATTTCTGGGGCTATGGCCGACCATCGCACTGGTACTGATCACCGCAATTGTCGGGGCGTCTCTGGTCCGCAGCCAGGGGATCGCCACCCTGATGTCGGTGCAGCAGCGCCTGCAGCAAGGCGAGCTGCCAGCCCAGCAGATTGTTGAAGGTGTGATGCTGGCGGTTTCCGGCGTGTTGTTGCTGACCCCGGGCTTTATGACCGATGCGCTGGGGATGCTGGTACTGTTACCGGGGCCGCGCGCCATGCTGGCCAAACAGCTGATGAGCAAAGTGAAAGTGCGGAGCATGGGCGCCGGGTTCGGCGGCGGTCAGGGCTTTCAGGGCCAGGGACCGTTTGATCGCCAGGACGATCCGTTCAATTCCCGCCCATCTGGTGGCGATGTCTTTGACGGTGAGTTCGAGCGCAAAGACAAAGAAAAATCCGATGACAATCATCGCCTGCACTAA